A part of Crassostrea angulata isolate pt1a10 chromosome 5, ASM2561291v2, whole genome shotgun sequence genomic DNA contains:
- the LOC128184931 gene encoding uncharacterized protein LOC128184931 isoform X1: MLLKVSVLFAVWSVVRTCDDVNTVACGQLDRLMNVCTDPCFSNLCQRYCGKCPLKCYHCMSTNITDCTDIMECPNMEHACVNEKYLTNNFTFGYKRGCVHNQVCNQLYGTACYSVGECSDQRGYCCKSDLCNRNTPSRRASRDVHTQKGNVDQNRITKRINSVCQDVDSHSCVLMKNSTNVCSLSCFKQACPLTCGVCIECSSCNHIDSPEYCNVTKICDPYEKCFTLKTRSTEGTFAYNLGCLHQMGCTRLQESLPARVFGRSDIIFMTVQGQCCSSNLCNKVTPARFIMHIAS; encoded by the exons ATGCTATTGAAGGTGTCTGTGTTATTTGCGGTCTGGTCTGTCGTCCGTACCTGTGATGACGTCAACACCGTGGCCTGTGGTCAGCTTGACCGACTTATGAACGTCTGTACTGATCCGTGTTTCTCAAATCTGTGTCAACGGTACTGTGGAAAATGTC CTTTgaaatgttaccattgtatgtCGACAAATATAACTGACTGTACAGATATAATGGAATGTCCAAATATGGAACAC GCATGCGTAAATGAAAAATACCTGacaaacaattttacatttggTTATAAACGTGGATGTGTCCATAATCAG GTATGCAACCAGTTGTATGGGACAGCCTGCTATTCAGTCGGAGAATGCAGTGACCAGAGAGGGTACTGTTGTAAATCTGATCTGTGTAATAGAAACACGCCGTCACGAAGAGCAAGTCGAGACGTGCACACTCAGAAAGGCAACGTTGATCAAAATAGGATAACGAAAAGGATCAATTCAG TGTGCCAAGATGTCGATTCCCACTCATGTGTTCTGATGAAGAATTCAACAAATGTCTGCTCCTTATCCTGTTTTAAACAAGCATGTCCCTTGACTTGTGGAGTttgca TTGAATGTTCCTCATGCAACCATATTGACAGCCCAGAATACTGCAACGTGACTAAAATATGTGATCCTTACgag AAATGCTTCACACTTAAAACGAGATCAACAGAAGGAACATTTGCTTACAATCTTGGCTGTCTTCATCAAATG GGATGTACCAGATTGCAAGAATCCCTCCCCGCGCGTGTCTTTGGAAGAAGTGATATCATTTTCATGACAGTTCAAGGACAATGCTGTTCAAGTAATCTTTGCAACAAAGTCACGCCAGCCCGATTTATAATGCATATAGCTTCATGA
- the LOC128184931 gene encoding uncharacterized protein LOC128184931 isoform X2: MLLKVSVLFAVWSVVRTCDDVNTVACGQLDRLMNVCTDPCFSNLCQRYCGKCPLKCYHCMSTNITDCTDIMECPNMEHACVNEKYLTNNFTFGYKRGCVHNQVCNQLYGTACYSVGECSDQRGYCCKSDLCNRNTPSRRASRDVHTQKGNVDQNRITKRINSVECSSCNHIDSPEYCNVTKICDPYEKCFTLKTRSTEGTFAYNLGCLHQMGCTRLQESLPARVFGRSDIIFMTVQGQCCSSNLCNKVTPARFIMHIAS, from the exons ATGCTATTGAAGGTGTCTGTGTTATTTGCGGTCTGGTCTGTCGTCCGTACCTGTGATGACGTCAACACCGTGGCCTGTGGTCAGCTTGACCGACTTATGAACGTCTGTACTGATCCGTGTTTCTCAAATCTGTGTCAACGGTACTGTGGAAAATGTC CTTTgaaatgttaccattgtatgtCGACAAATATAACTGACTGTACAGATATAATGGAATGTCCAAATATGGAACAC GCATGCGTAAATGAAAAATACCTGacaaacaattttacatttggTTATAAACGTGGATGTGTCCATAATCAG GTATGCAACCAGTTGTATGGGACAGCCTGCTATTCAGTCGGAGAATGCAGTGACCAGAGAGGGTACTGTTGTAAATCTGATCTGTGTAATAGAAACACGCCGTCACGAAGAGCAAGTCGAGACGTGCACACTCAGAAAGGCAACGTTGATCAAAATAGGATAACGAAAAGGATCAATTCAG TTGAATGTTCCTCATGCAACCATATTGACAGCCCAGAATACTGCAACGTGACTAAAATATGTGATCCTTACgag AAATGCTTCACACTTAAAACGAGATCAACAGAAGGAACATTTGCTTACAATCTTGGCTGTCTTCATCAAATG GGATGTACCAGATTGCAAGAATCCCTCCCCGCGCGTGTCTTTGGAAGAAGTGATATCATTTTCATGACAGTTCAAGGACAATGCTGTTCAAGTAATCTTTGCAACAAAGTCACGCCAGCCCGATTTATAATGCATATAGCTTCATGA